The following proteins come from a genomic window of Microtus ochrogaster isolate Prairie Vole_2 chromosome 7, MicOch1.0, whole genome shotgun sequence:
- the LOC101994079 gene encoding uncharacterized protein LOC101994079 isoform X1 translates to MEKPESLASVSGLTAESPRGVPRAVPGGVRGIQTDTGMPSGVALFPGSGPLLHSGGTVIRSPGPIQPSEGVVILSSRPSLHHGEVAGCSLGSSKSPGTETGATRASIPGPGEPKVSSSENSPHSGSAPLNSQNCEERPRSILKHSSSFMMKKTSSTEKKSQRWDEMNILATYHPADKDYGFMKVDEPSTPYYRLQDNEEDLSAGSSLKVTPEALAERFATMDNFLPKVLQYGDNKSSRTADSFAKTYSSDFDKHRKIHYSEGKFLKAPRNLPLANEDESSGASASISSSNQSVVMDLKSRPMDKGWAGRLATGVKNETVLVTDSHALGTKDSATYRNQFPSASDSSVGEQTNLQRKEYYSKGRYLRSCSYPELGEDREDEEQDSSSGLIWVPENPKGTSGNGSQVASNCWAKGLTHRSPGNSEKEHGSNQNPPCWNGRRHEPGQRQGSTCTNQRGIGIKWVGSRDLRLT, encoded by the exons ATGGAGAAGCCCGAGTCTCTCGCGTCGGTTAGCGGCCTCACTGCGGAATCCCCTCGGGGGGTTCCTAGGGCAGTACCAGGAGGTGTCCGAGGTATACAAACAGACACCGGAATGCCCTCCGGAGTAGccttgtttcctggttctggcccCCTCTTGCATTCCGGGGGCACTGTAATTCGTAGTCCTGGTCCAATCCAGCCCTCTGAAGGGGTAGTGATCCTCAGTTCCAGACCCAGTCTGCATCACGGGGAGGTTGCAGGTTGTAGCCTTGGGTCCAGCAAATCCCCTGGCACTGAAACCGGTGCAACTAGGGCGTCCATCCCTGGGCCGGGGGAGCCTAAAGTGTCCAGCTCGGAGAATAGTCCACACTCCGGGTCAGCTCCCTTGAACTCTCAAAACTGTGAGGAGCGTCCCCGGAGCATCCTAAAACACAGCAGTTCCTTCATGATGAAGAAAACCTCCAGTACGGAGAA GAAATCTCAGCGCTGGGATGAGATGAACATCTTGGCTACCTACCACCCCGCTGACAAAGACTATGGCTTTATGAAGGTGGATGAACCCAGCACCCCCTACTACAG GCTGCAGGACAATGAGGAGGACCTGTCTGCAGGGTCTTCTCTGAAGGTGACCCCTGAAGCACTGGCAGAGAG GTTTGCCACAATGGACAATTTCCTCCCCAAGGTCCTCCAGTATGGAGACAACAAAAGCTCAAGGACTGCAGATAGCTTTGCCAAGACTT ACTCCAGTGATTTTGACAAGCACCGAAAGATACACTACAGTGAAGGCAAATTCCTGAAGGCCCCGAGAAACCTGCCCTTGGCCAATGAGGACGAGAGCAGTGGGGCTAGTGCCAGCATCAGCAGTAGTAATCAAAGTGTGGTGATGGACCTGAAGTCCAGGCCTATGGACAAAGGCTGGGCAGGAAGACTGGCCACAGGAGTCAAAAACGAGACTGTCCTGGTGACTGACAGCCATGCCCTAGGCACCAAAG ATTCTGCCACTTACAGAAACCAGTTCCCCTCAGCTTCAGACTCTTCCGTGGGGGAGCAGACTAATCTACAGCGCAAGGAGTATTACAGTAAAGGAAGATACCTGAGGTCCTGTTCCTACCCAGAGCTCGGAGAGGATAGAGAAGATGAAGAACAGGACA GTTCTTCAGGCCTGATCTGGGTTCCTGAGAATCCCAAAGGTACTTCAG GCAATGGGTCTCAGGTGGCATCCAACTGTTGGGCTAAGGGGCTGACACACCGAAGCCCAGGGAACTCAGAAAAGGAACATGGAAGTAACCAGAACCCTCCATGCTGGAACGGGCGCAGACATGAGCCTGGGCAGAGGCAAGGGAGTACTTGCACTAACCAGAGAGGCATTGGGATTAAGTGGGTAGGTTCTAGAGATTTGAGGCTCACATGA
- the LOC101994079 gene encoding uncharacterized protein LOC101994079 isoform X2: MEKPESLASVSGLTAESPRGVPRAVPGGVRGIQTDTGMPSGVALFPGSGPLLHSGGTVIRSPGPIQPSEGVVILSSRPSLHHGEVAGCSLGSSKSPGTETGATRASIPGPGEPKVSSSENSPHSGSAPLNSQNCEERPRSILKHSSSFMMKKTSSTEKKSQRWDEMNILATYHPADKDYGFMKVDEPSTPYYRLQDNEEDLSAGSSLKVTPEALAERFATMDNFLPKVLQYGDNKSSRTADSFAKTYSSDFDKHRKIHYSEGKFLKAPRNLPLANEDESSGASASISSSNQSVVMDLKSRPMDKGWAGRLATGVKNETVLVTDSHALGTKDSATYRNQFPSASDSSVGEQTNLQRKEYYSKGRYLRSCSYPELGEDREDEEQDSSSGLIWVPENPKGTSDESLWPQWTQDKEPRPWKM; encoded by the exons ATGGAGAAGCCCGAGTCTCTCGCGTCGGTTAGCGGCCTCACTGCGGAATCCCCTCGGGGGGTTCCTAGGGCAGTACCAGGAGGTGTCCGAGGTATACAAACAGACACCGGAATGCCCTCCGGAGTAGccttgtttcctggttctggcccCCTCTTGCATTCCGGGGGCACTGTAATTCGTAGTCCTGGTCCAATCCAGCCCTCTGAAGGGGTAGTGATCCTCAGTTCCAGACCCAGTCTGCATCACGGGGAGGTTGCAGGTTGTAGCCTTGGGTCCAGCAAATCCCCTGGCACTGAAACCGGTGCAACTAGGGCGTCCATCCCTGGGCCGGGGGAGCCTAAAGTGTCCAGCTCGGAGAATAGTCCACACTCCGGGTCAGCTCCCTTGAACTCTCAAAACTGTGAGGAGCGTCCCCGGAGCATCCTAAAACACAGCAGTTCCTTCATGATGAAGAAAACCTCCAGTACGGAGAA GAAATCTCAGCGCTGGGATGAGATGAACATCTTGGCTACCTACCACCCCGCTGACAAAGACTATGGCTTTATGAAGGTGGATGAACCCAGCACCCCCTACTACAG GCTGCAGGACAATGAGGAGGACCTGTCTGCAGGGTCTTCTCTGAAGGTGACCCCTGAAGCACTGGCAGAGAG GTTTGCCACAATGGACAATTTCCTCCCCAAGGTCCTCCAGTATGGAGACAACAAAAGCTCAAGGACTGCAGATAGCTTTGCCAAGACTT ACTCCAGTGATTTTGACAAGCACCGAAAGATACACTACAGTGAAGGCAAATTCCTGAAGGCCCCGAGAAACCTGCCCTTGGCCAATGAGGACGAGAGCAGTGGGGCTAGTGCCAGCATCAGCAGTAGTAATCAAAGTGTGGTGATGGACCTGAAGTCCAGGCCTATGGACAAAGGCTGGGCAGGAAGACTGGCCACAGGAGTCAAAAACGAGACTGTCCTGGTGACTGACAGCCATGCCCTAGGCACCAAAG ATTCTGCCACTTACAGAAACCAGTTCCCCTCAGCTTCAGACTCTTCCGTGGGGGAGCAGACTAATCTACAGCGCAAGGAGTATTACAGTAAAGGAAGATACCTGAGGTCCTGTTCCTACCCAGAGCTCGGAGAGGATAGAGAAGATGAAGAACAGGACA GTTCTTCAGGCCTGATCTGGGTTCCTGAGAATCCCAAAGGTACTTCAG ATGAAAGCTTGTGGCCCCAGTGGACTCAGGACAAAGAGCCTAGACCATGGAAAATGTAG
- the LOC101994079 gene encoding uncharacterized protein LOC101994079 isoform X3 encodes MEKPESLASVSGLTAESPRGVPRAVPGGVRGIQTDTGMPSGVALFPGSGPLLHSGGTVIRSPGPIQPSEGVVILSSRPSLHHGEVAGCSLGSSKSPGTETGATRASIPGPGEPKVSSSENSPHSGSAPLNSQNCEERPRSILKHSSSFMMKKTSSTEKKSQRWDEMNILATYHPADKDYGFMKVDEPSTPYYRLQDNEEDLSAGSSLKVTPEALAERFATMDNFLPKVLQYGDNKSSRTADSFAKTYSSDFDKHRKIHYSEGKFLKAPRNLPLANEDESSGASASISSSNQSVVMDLKSRPMDKGWAGRLATGVKNETVLVTDSHALGTKDSATYRNQFPSASDSSVGEQTNLQRKEYYSKGRYLRSCSYPELGEDREDEEQDNMSLGRGKGVLALTREALGLSG; translated from the exons ATGGAGAAGCCCGAGTCTCTCGCGTCGGTTAGCGGCCTCACTGCGGAATCCCCTCGGGGGGTTCCTAGGGCAGTACCAGGAGGTGTCCGAGGTATACAAACAGACACCGGAATGCCCTCCGGAGTAGccttgtttcctggttctggcccCCTCTTGCATTCCGGGGGCACTGTAATTCGTAGTCCTGGTCCAATCCAGCCCTCTGAAGGGGTAGTGATCCTCAGTTCCAGACCCAGTCTGCATCACGGGGAGGTTGCAGGTTGTAGCCTTGGGTCCAGCAAATCCCCTGGCACTGAAACCGGTGCAACTAGGGCGTCCATCCCTGGGCCGGGGGAGCCTAAAGTGTCCAGCTCGGAGAATAGTCCACACTCCGGGTCAGCTCCCTTGAACTCTCAAAACTGTGAGGAGCGTCCCCGGAGCATCCTAAAACACAGCAGTTCCTTCATGATGAAGAAAACCTCCAGTACGGAGAA GAAATCTCAGCGCTGGGATGAGATGAACATCTTGGCTACCTACCACCCCGCTGACAAAGACTATGGCTTTATGAAGGTGGATGAACCCAGCACCCCCTACTACAG GCTGCAGGACAATGAGGAGGACCTGTCTGCAGGGTCTTCTCTGAAGGTGACCCCTGAAGCACTGGCAGAGAG GTTTGCCACAATGGACAATTTCCTCCCCAAGGTCCTCCAGTATGGAGACAACAAAAGCTCAAGGACTGCAGATAGCTTTGCCAAGACTT ACTCCAGTGATTTTGACAAGCACCGAAAGATACACTACAGTGAAGGCAAATTCCTGAAGGCCCCGAGAAACCTGCCCTTGGCCAATGAGGACGAGAGCAGTGGGGCTAGTGCCAGCATCAGCAGTAGTAATCAAAGTGTGGTGATGGACCTGAAGTCCAGGCCTATGGACAAAGGCTGGGCAGGAAGACTGGCCACAGGAGTCAAAAACGAGACTGTCCTGGTGACTGACAGCCATGCCCTAGGCACCAAAG ATTCTGCCACTTACAGAAACCAGTTCCCCTCAGCTTCAGACTCTTCCGTGGGGGAGCAGACTAATCTACAGCGCAAGGAGTATTACAGTAAAGGAAGATACCTGAGGTCCTGTTCCTACCCAGAGCTCGGAGAGGATAGAGAAGATGAAGAACAGGACA ACATGAGCCTGGGCAGAGGCAAGGGAGTACTTGCACTAACCAGAGAGGCATTGGGATTAAGTGGGTAG
- the LOC101994079 gene encoding uncharacterized protein LOC101994079 isoform X4: MEKPESLASVSGLTAESPRGVPRAVPGGVRGIQTDTGMPSGVALFPGSGPLLHSGGTVIRSPGPIQPSEGVVILSSRPSLHHGEVAGCSLGSSKSPGTETGATRASIPGPGEPKVSSSENSPHSGSAPLNSQNCEERPRSILKHSSSFMMKKTSSTEKKSQRWDEMNILATYHPADKDYGFMKVDEPSTPYYRLQDNEEDLSAGSSLKVTPEALAERSSSMETTKAQGLQIALPRLVREMWPPHWPTDSSDFDKHRKIHYSEGKFLKAPRNLPLANEDESSGASASISSSNQSVVMDLKSRPMDKGWAGRLATGVKNETVLVTDSHALGTKDSATYRNQFPSASDSSVGEQTNLQRKEYYSKGRYLRSCSYPELGEDREDEEQDSSSGLIWVPENPKGTSDESLWPQWTQDKEPRPWKM, encoded by the exons ATGGAGAAGCCCGAGTCTCTCGCGTCGGTTAGCGGCCTCACTGCGGAATCCCCTCGGGGGGTTCCTAGGGCAGTACCAGGAGGTGTCCGAGGTATACAAACAGACACCGGAATGCCCTCCGGAGTAGccttgtttcctggttctggcccCCTCTTGCATTCCGGGGGCACTGTAATTCGTAGTCCTGGTCCAATCCAGCCCTCTGAAGGGGTAGTGATCCTCAGTTCCAGACCCAGTCTGCATCACGGGGAGGTTGCAGGTTGTAGCCTTGGGTCCAGCAAATCCCCTGGCACTGAAACCGGTGCAACTAGGGCGTCCATCCCTGGGCCGGGGGAGCCTAAAGTGTCCAGCTCGGAGAATAGTCCACACTCCGGGTCAGCTCCCTTGAACTCTCAAAACTGTGAGGAGCGTCCCCGGAGCATCCTAAAACACAGCAGTTCCTTCATGATGAAGAAAACCTCCAGTACGGAGAA GAAATCTCAGCGCTGGGATGAGATGAACATCTTGGCTACCTACCACCCCGCTGACAAAGACTATGGCTTTATGAAGGTGGATGAACCCAGCACCCCCTACTACAG GCTGCAGGACAATGAGGAGGACCTGTCTGCAGGGTCTTCTCTGAAGGTGACCCCTGAAGCACTGGCAGAGAG GTCCTCCAGTATGGAGACAACAAAAGCTCAAGGACTGCAGATAGCTTTGCCAAGACTTGTACGTGAGATGTGG CCTCCACACTGGCCCACAGACTCCAGTGATTTTGACAAGCACCGAAAGATACACTACAGTGAAGGCAAATTCCTGAAGGCCCCGAGAAACCTGCCCTTGGCCAATGAGGACGAGAGCAGTGGGGCTAGTGCCAGCATCAGCAGTAGTAATCAAAGTGTGGTGATGGACCTGAAGTCCAGGCCTATGGACAAAGGCTGGGCAGGAAGACTGGCCACAGGAGTCAAAAACGAGACTGTCCTGGTGACTGACAGCCATGCCCTAGGCACCAAAG ATTCTGCCACTTACAGAAACCAGTTCCCCTCAGCTTCAGACTCTTCCGTGGGGGAGCAGACTAATCTACAGCGCAAGGAGTATTACAGTAAAGGAAGATACCTGAGGTCCTGTTCCTACCCAGAGCTCGGAGAGGATAGAGAAGATGAAGAACAGGACA GTTCTTCAGGCCTGATCTGGGTTCCTGAGAATCCCAAAGGTACTTCAG ATGAAAGCTTGTGGCCCCAGTGGACTCAGGACAAAGAGCCTAGACCATGGAAAATGTAG
- the Acap1 gene encoding arf-GAP with coiled-coil, ANK repeat and PH domain-containing protein 1: MTVKLDFEECLKDSPRFRASIEMVEAEVSELESRLEKLLKLGTCLLESGHHYLAASRAFIVGICDLAHLGPPEPMMAECLEKFTVSLNHKLDSHAELLDATQHTLQQQIQTLVKEGLRGFREARRDFWRGAESLEAALTHNAEVPKRRVQEAEEAGIALRTARAGYRSRALDYALQVNVIEDKRKFDIMEFVLRLVEAQATYFQQGHEELNRLAQYRKELGAQLHNLVLNSAREKRDMEQRHVLLKQKELGGEEPEPSLKEGPSGLVMEGHLFKRASNAFKTWSRRWFTIQNNQLVYQKKYKDPVTVVVDDLRLCTVKLCPDSERRFCFEVVSTSKSCLLQADSERLLQLWINAVQSSIASAFSQARLDNSPRGPSQVSGYLALGSAATLGCGGAARGREPGGVGQVAAQVQSVEGNAQCCDCREPAPEWASINLGVTLCIQCSGIHRSLGVHFSKVRSLTLDSWEPELVKLMCELGNVVINQIYEARVEAMAVKKPGPSCSRQEKEAWIHAKYVEKKFLTKLPEIRGRRGGRVPPRGHPPVPPKPAVRPQPGIVRSKSESPSDDLGSLHPGALLFQAAGHPPSLPTMADALAHGADVNWVNGAQGNATPLIRATAANSLMACEFLLQNGANVNQADSAGRGPLHHATILGHTGLACLFLKRGADLGAQDAEGRDPLTIAMETANADIVTLLRLAKMREAEAAQGQAGDETYLDIFRDFSLMASDDPEKLSRRSHDLHTL; the protein is encoded by the exons ATGACGGTCAAGCTAGATTTTGAAGAATGTCTCAAGGACTCACCCCGCTTCCG AGCCTCAATTGAAATGGTGGAAGCTGAAGTGTCAGAATTGGAGTCCCGCCTGGAAAAG CTCCTCAAGCTGGGTACCTGCCTCCTGGAAAGTGGGCACCATTACCTTGCTGCAAGCCGTGCCTTCATAGTTGGCATTTGTGACCTGGCTCACCTGGGCCCACCAGAGCCCATGATGGCG GAGTGTCTGGAAAAATTCACCGTGAGCCTAAATCACAAGCTGGATAGCCACGCC GAGCTTCTTGATGCTACTCAACACACACTGCAGCAACAAATCCAGACTCTGGTCAAGGA AGGTCTCCGGGGTTTCAGAGAGGCTCGCAGGGATTTCTGGAGAGGGGCTGAGAGCCTGGAGGCTGCCCTTACCCACAATGCAGAGGTCCCCAAGCGCCGCGTCCAAGAAGCAGAGGAGGCTGGAATTGCTTTGAGGACTGCCCGAGCTGGGTACCGGAGTCGGGCATTGGATTATGCCCTGCAG GTCAATGTGATCGAGGATAAGAGGAAGTTTGACATCATGGAGTTC GTGCTACGTTTGGTAGAGGCCCAGGCTACCTACTTCCAGCAGGGCCATGAAGAGCTAAACCGCCTGGCTCAGTATCGGAAGGAGTTGGGTGCCCAG TTACAcaacctggtcttgaactcggcgagagagaagagagacatggAACAGAGGCACGTGTTACTGAAGCAGAAG gagctgggtggtgaggaGCCAGAGCCAAGCCTAAAGGAGGGGCCTAGTGGCTTGGTGATGGAAGGACACCTTTTCAAACGGGCCAGTAACGCATTTAAGACCTGGAGCAG aCGCTGGTTCACCATTCAGAACAACCAACTGGTCTACCAGAAGAAATATAAG GACCCTGTGACTGTTGTGGTGGATGACCTTCGTCTCTGTACAGTGAAGCTCtgtccagactcagaaagacgtTTCTGTTTCGAAGTGGTGTCCACCAGCAA GTCCTGTCTCCTCCAGGCTGACTCTGAGCGCCTCCTGCAGCTGTGGATCAATGCTGTTCAGAGCAGCATTGCCTCCGCCTTCAGCCAGGCTCGCCTTGATAACAGCCCTCGTGGTCCAAGCCAG gtCTCAGGATACCTTGCCCTGGGCTCTGCTGCTACCCTGGGCTGTGGCGGGGCAGCCAGAGGAAGGGAACCTGGGGGAGTTGGGCAGGTGGCAGCCCAGGTACAGAGTGTAGAGGGAAATGCCCAGTGCTGCGACTGCAGGGAGCCAGCCCCGGAGTGGGCCAGCATCAACCTCGGTGTCACTCTCTGCATTCAGTGCTCCGGCATCCACAG GAGCCTCGGTGTTCATTTCTCCAAAGTCCGGTCTCTGACCCTTGACTCCTGGGAACCAGAACTCGTGAAG CTCATGTGTGAGCTGGGGAATGTCGTCATCAACCAGATCTACGAGGCCCGGGTGGAGGCCATGGCAGTGAAGAAGCCAGGGCCCAGCTGCTCCCG gcAGGAAAAAGAAGCCTGGATCCATGCCAAGTATGTGGAGAAAAAGTTTCTGACTAAGCTTCCTGAAATTCGAGGGCGAAGAGGTGGCAGGGTACCCCCAAGAGGACATCCTCCTGTGCCCCCAAAGCCTGCTGTCAGGCCGCAGCCAGGGATTGTCAGGTCCAAATCAG AGTCCCCATCTGATGACCTGGGAAGCCTGCACCCTGGGGCCCTGCTGTTCCAAGCTGCTGGacatcctccatctcttcctaccATGGCTGATGCCCTGGCCCATGGAGCTGATGTCAACTGGGTCAATGGGGCTCAGGGGAATGCCACACCTCTGATCCgggccacagctgct AATTCTCTTATGGCCTGTGAGTTTCTCCTCCAGAATGGGGCAAACGTGAACCAGGCAGACAGTGCTGGCCGGGGCCCACTTCACCATGCCACCATTCTTGGCCACACAGG GCTTGCTTGCCTGTTCCTGAAGCGGGGTGCAGATCTGGGGGCTCAAGACGCAGAAGGCAGGGACCCTCTGACTATTGCAATGGAAACGGCCAACGCAGACATCGTAACCCT GTTACGACTGGCAAAGATGAGGGAGGCTGAAGCGGCCCAGGGCCAGGCAG GAGACGAGACGTATCTCGACATATTCCGAGACTTCTCTCTCATGGCGTCAGACGACCCCGAGAAACTCAGCCGTCGCAGTCACGACCTCCATACTCTTTGA
- the Kctd11 gene encoding BTB/POZ domain-containing protein KCTD11 — protein sequence MLGAMFRADTLMPANLNPQGDGHYFIDRDGKAFRHILNFLRLGRLDLPRGYGETALLKAEADFYQIRPLLDALRELEASRGTPAPRAALLHADVDVNPRLVHFSARRGPHHYELSSVQVDTFRANLFCTDPECLGAMRNRFGVASGDRAESGPHFRLEWASRPRELPEVEYERLGLQPLWTGGPENRREVANTPAFLEEVLRVALEHGFRLDSVFPDPEDLLNSRSLRFVRH from the coding sequence ATGCTGGGGGCCATGTTTAGGGCTGACACCCTTATGCCAGCCAATCTCAACCCGCAAGGAGATGGCCATTACTTCATCGACAGAGATGGCAAGGCTTTCCGGCACATCCTCAACTTCCTGCGGCTGGGCCGTCTGGACCTGCCCCGTGGATATGGAGAAACTGCACTTCTTAAGGCAGAAGCTGACTTCTACCAGATCCGGCCCCTCCTGGATGCCCTGCGGGAATTGGAAGCTTCTCGGGGTACCCCAGCACCCAGAGCTGCCCTGCTCCATGCAGACGTAGATGTCAACCCGCGTCTGGTGCACTTCTCTGCTCGAAGGGGCCCACACCACTATGAGTTGAGCTCTGTCCAGGTGGACACCTTCCGAGCCAACCTCTTCTGTACTGACCCTGAGTGTCTGGGTGCCATGCGCAACCGATTTGGTGTGGCCAGTGGGGACAGGGCAGAGAGTGGTCCACATTTTCGTCTAGAGTGGGCCTCCCGCCCCCGGGAACTTCCTGAAGTGGAGTATGAAAGATTGGGGCTGCAACCACTGTGGACTGGGGGGCCAGAAAATCGGCGGGAGGTAGCAAACACACCtgccttcctggaggaggtgctGAGGGTGGCTCTGGAACATGGCTTCCGCCTGGACTCTGTCTTCCCAGACCCCGAAGACCTGCTGAACTCTAGATCTTTACGCTTTGTCCGCCACTGA
- the Tmem95 gene encoding transmembrane protein 95, with protein sequence MWVLALLGIFLAAAKACIFCRLPAHALPSRLAQLSSQMETPWKEWASPDFSAFALDEVTMNKITEKTHRVLRVMEIKGSISLLPTYWQWLQKTKIPQYTREALCAPVCWGSTILYNCTTCEGKEVSCWPRKRCFPGSHDLWDAKILLLSIFEIVLLLGVVSLHVEYRHLQAKDL encoded by the exons atgtgggtgctggcactGCTTGGGATTTTCCTGGCCGCTGCCAAGGCTTGTATCTTTTGTCGCCTCCCGGCTCATGCCTTGCCAAGCCGCCTGGCTCAGCTCAGTAGCCAGATGGAGACGCCttggaaggaatgggcttccccGGATTTCTCAGCCTTTGCCTTAG ATGAGGTGACCATGAACAAAATCACGGAGAAGACTCACAGAGTCCTGAGGGTCATGG AGATAAAAGGATCCATCTCCTTGCTTCCTACATATTGGCAATGGCTTCAGAAGACCAAGATCCCCCAGTACACCAGGGAAG CTCTCTGTGCTCCTGTCTGCT GGGGCAGCACCATCCTGTACAACTGCACCACCTGCGAGGGCAAGGAGGTGTCTTGTTGGCCCCGAAAGCGCTGCTTCCCAG GCAGTCACGATCTGTGGGACGCTAAGATTCTGCTCTTATCGATCTTCGAAATTGTCCTGCTTTTGGGTGTTGTGAGCCTCCACGTGGA gTACCGCCACCTGCAAGCGAAAGATTTGTGA